One stretch of Campylobacter sp. CCS1377 DNA includes these proteins:
- a CDS encoding glycosyltransferase: MKKVGVIIPIYNVENFLKECLESVLNQSFGDLEIILVNDGSTDENSFKIAKEYALKDQRITLFDKENGGLSSARNTGLEYFYEEYEFEFLGEEDGFYTFKISNENPQNVCKIYKSKNACDDRILKTPKIDYLIFIDSDNSWEKDCIKECVFRMQGVDVLWFDHLCVYEKGIEDKGQNTRMQIFSYKKECVISPKDYAKRALGVGSRDISFGWGGMIDFNFLRQIRLKFINYIINEDIHFGMVLFASASKIYVLPKRLYRCLLRANSISNHDKKVTKANISHYFKAIYEAFNEDAKAAKEYLKLASRVITALKLIEFFQNKEENENSKAIKEVFLPFYAKKALKFKKVSIDPLNLKKELNKIKPFTNGILPYDIWKILQKIKNIFS, encoded by the coding sequence GTGAAAAAAGTTGGCGTAATCATACCCATATACAATGTAGAAAATTTTTTAAAAGAATGCTTAGAAAGTGTACTTAATCAAAGCTTTGGTGATTTAGAAATTATACTGGTAAATGATGGTAGTACAGATGAAAACTCTTTTAAAATCGCTAAAGAATACGCTTTAAAAGATCAAAGAATTACTCTTTTTGATAAAGAAAATGGAGGGCTTAGCTCGGCTAGAAACACAGGACTTGAGTATTTTTATGAAGAATATGAGTTTGAGTTTTTGGGCGAAGAAGATGGTTTTTATACTTTTAAAATTTCTAATGAAAATCCGCAAAATGTTTGTAAAATTTATAAAAGCAAAAATGCTTGTGATGATAGAATTTTAAAAACACCTAAGATTGATTATTTGATTTTTATAGATTCTGATAATTCTTGGGAAAAAGATTGTATAAAAGAATGCGTTTTTAGAATGCAAGGCGTGGATGTGTTGTGGTTTGATCATTTATGTGTCTATGAAAAAGGCATTGAAGATAAGGGTCAAAATACAAGAATGCAAATTTTTTCTTACAAAAAAGAGTGTGTTATCAGTCCAAAAGATTATGCAAAAAGAGCGTTAGGGGTCGGTTCAAGAGATATTTCTTTTGGGTGGGGTGGGATGATTGATTTTAATTTTTTAAGGCAAATTAGACTTAAATTTATAAATTATATTATTAATGAAGACATACATTTTGGCATGGTTCTTTTTGCTAGTGCGAGTAAAATTTATGTCCTACCAAAAAGACTTTATAGATGTTTGCTTAGAGCAAATAGCATTTCAAATCATGATAAAAAAGTAACCAAAGCTAATATTTCTCATTATTTTAAGGCTATTTATGAAGCTTTTAATGAAGATGCTAAAGCGGCTAAGGAGTATTTAAAACTAGCAAGTAGAGTAATCACTGCTTTAAAACTTATAGAATTTTTTCAAAACAAAGAGGAAAATGAAAATAGCAAAGCCATAAAAGAAGTTTTTTTGCCATTTTATGCAAAAAAGGCTTTGAAATTTAAAAAAGTTAGCATTGACCCTTTAAATCTTAAAAAAGAATTAAATAAAATAAAGCCTTTTACTAATGGTATTTTGCCTTATGATATATGGAAAATTCTACAAAAAATCAAAAATATTTTCAGCTAA
- a CDS encoding capsular polysaccharide synthesis protein, giving the protein MNLYNNTTHKLSKLIPIRPLRRKLRTHIAYKMEHPKVSKYLDENYIQPFLKGKIPPYSFEKKQDFKSNKIIWQLWFQGEENASDMIKQCFKSVKKQMGDEYEIIILNEKNIKDYLDFPPFVLEKITKKTFGEKTIVFFSDLLRVSLLATYGGIWCDASIFLSDKIPQTLRDREFFAFERAQNKPNKEELKKIIKSPYFSYGYFNWNEDFLVRMFSSFVIAKVDNISICALRDILMNYWQKEKNANNHYYFVLHIIYELLKQNNYIKNESYENKSDIECHLLQFHAKDKFNELLWQDIKKQSFLHKLTHFRTIKKDSCIDKIIMQD; this is encoded by the coding sequence ATGAATTTATACAATAATACAACGCATAAACTAAGTAAATTAATCCCTATAAGACCTTTAAGAAGAAAATTAAGAACTCATATAGCGTATAAAATGGAGCATCCAAAAGTAAGTAAATATTTAGATGAAAATTACATACAACCCTTTTTAAAGGGCAAAATTCCTCCATATAGTTTTGAAAAAAAACAAGATTTTAAAAGTAATAAAATCATATGGCAATTATGGTTTCAAGGCGAAGAAAATGCAAGTGATATGATAAAACAATGCTTTAAATCTGTCAAAAAACAAATGGGCGATGAATATGAAATTATCATTTTAAATGAAAAAAATATAAAAGATTATTTGGATTTTCCGCCTTTTGTGCTAGAAAAAATCACAAAAAAAACTTTTGGAGAAAAAACCATAGTATTTTTTTCTGATCTTTTAAGAGTATCTTTACTAGCAACTTATGGTGGAATTTGGTGTGATGCGAGCATATTTTTAAGTGATAAAATACCCCAAACTCTAAGAGATAGAGAGTTTTTTGCTTTCGAAAGAGCGCAAAATAAGCCAAACAAAGAAGAATTAAAAAAAATCATTAAAAGTCCTTATTTTTCTTATGGTTATTTTAACTGGAATGAGGATTTTTTGGTTAGAATGTTTAGTAGTTTTGTGATTGCCAAGGTCGATAATATTTCTATTTGTGCCTTAAGAGATATTTTGATGAATTATTGGCAAAAAGAAAAAAATGCAAATAATCATTATTATTTTGTATTGCATATTATCTACGAACTCCTAAAACAAAACAACTATATCAAAAATGAAAGTTATGAAAACAAAAGCGATATAGAATGCCATTTATTACAATTTCATGCTAAAGATAAATTTAATGAGTTACTTTGGCAAGATATCAAAAAACAAAGCTTTTTGCATAAACTCACACATTTTAGAACCATAAAAAAAGACTCTTGCATAGACAAAATTATTATGCAAGATTAG
- a CDS encoding glycosyltransferase family 2 protein, protein MKKVGIVIPIYNVENYLRECLDSVINQTFKDIEIILVNDGSTDENSLNIAKEYTLKDKRITLIDKKNGGLSSARNVGIEYFSGEYKLKNKTQTIKENSLIEFNIEGNNPYEIYTVYKSYKAFNDEQDLTNFTYPIIDYIIFLDSDDYWELNCIEECVPRMDGVEVMWFDECKYDDFLQKQRDDSSRLRDGNFIQESKISSYEWAVGILKSKAKDFSFACSGMIDFNFLKAMRHKFKDNLFAEDHLFGILLFSQANYIYIYPKVFYHYRIRANSLTNQDKKITKDNIAPHFKDILNAFDGDVVLTKEYFKYSSWVITAINLVEFLKNYENKKLTFLLKHSILRFYIKNAFKINNFNKDPLNVKDKLKILKPYKISKIRYSFIRFLRKVLC, encoded by the coding sequence ATGAAAAAAGTCGGCATAGTCATCCCCATATACAATGTAGAAAATTATTTAAGAGAATGTTTAGATAGTGTAATCAATCAAACTTTTAAAGATATAGAAATCATACTAGTAAATGATGGCAGTACAGATGAAAACTCACTCAATATTGCAAAAGAATATACTCTAAAAGATAAAAGAATAACTCTAATTGATAAAAAAAATGGTGGATTAAGTAGTGCTAGAAATGTAGGTATAGAATATTTTAGTGGAGAATATAAACTTAAAAATAAAACTCAAACTATAAAAGAAAATTCTTTAATAGAATTTAATATAGAAGGTAACAATCCTTATGAAATATATACTGTATATAAAAGCTATAAGGCTTTCAATGATGAACAAGATTTAACTAACTTTACTTATCCTATTATAGACTATATCATCTTTTTAGATTCTGATGATTATTGGGAACTTAACTGCATAGAAGAATGTGTCCCTAGAATGGATGGGGTAGAAGTGATGTGGTTTGATGAGTGTAAATATGATGATTTTTTACAAAAACAAAGAGATGATTCTAGTAGATTAAGAGATGGAAATTTTATACAAGAAAGTAAGATTTCTTCTTATGAGTGGGCTGTTGGAATTTTAAAAAGCAAGGCTAAGGATTTCTCTTTTGCTTGTAGCGGTATGATTGATTTTAACTTTTTAAAAGCCATGAGGCATAAATTTAAAGATAATTTATTTGCAGAAGATCATCTTTTTGGAATTTTGTTATTTTCGCAGGCTAATTATATATACATATATCCTAAAGTCTTTTATCATTATAGAATCCGTGCAAATTCTCTTACTAATCAAGATAAGAAAATCACTAAAGATAATATTGCTCCGCATTTTAAAGATATTTTAAACGCATTTGATGGGGATGTTGTTCTAACAAAAGAATATTTTAAATACTCTAGCTGGGTTATAACAGCTATTAATTTAGTTGAGTTTTTAAAAAATTATGAAAATAAAAAATTAACTTTTTTGCTAAAACATAGTATTTTAAGATTTTATATAAAAAATGCCTTTAAAATTAATAATTTTAATAAAGATCCTTTGAATGTAAAAGATAAACTAAAGATATTAAAACCTTATAAAATATCAAAAATAAGATATAGTTTTATAAGATTTTTAAGGAAAGTTTTATGCTAA
- a CDS encoding beta-1,4-N-acetylgalactosaminyltransferase: MLRYFVQKILVEILSGLLVKRKLRRKIRTAFKHRVINIKKAKVYINQNCLRLINDNSNHNFLNLNKNIYNSKHKGFFDFDSKSKDPKSPLNPWAFIRVKNEAITLRASLESILPAIQRGVIGYNDCTDGSEEIILEFCKQYPSFIPIKYPYEVQIENPQSEENKLYSYYNYVASFIPQGEWLIKIDVDHYYDAKKLYKSFYIPRRNYHVVSYSRIDFIFNEEKFYIYQDKNGIILKAPGDCLLIQNTNLFWKEILIEGDTFNWNIVKNDIKNAKSYEILNARNRIYFTTELNNYHFPFIKSCRKNDYKQLNWISLDEFIENYKEKLKDQIDFEMIEYKTLKQIYEKLTSSANDKI; the protein is encoded by the coding sequence ATGCTAAGGTACTTTGTTCAAAAAATTTTAGTAGAAATTTTATCTGGGTTGTTAGTGAAAAGAAAATTAAGAAGAAAAATTCGTACAGCTTTTAAACATAGGGTGATAAATATCAAAAAAGCTAAAGTATATATAAATCAAAATTGCTTAAGATTAATCAATGATAATTCTAATCACAATTTTTTAAATTTAAATAAAAACATATATAATTCAAAACACAAAGGCTTCTTTGATTTTGATTCAAAATCAAAAGATCCAAAATCTCCTTTAAACCCTTGGGCATTTATAAGAGTAAAAAATGAAGCTATTACTTTAAGAGCTTCATTAGAAAGTATATTACCTGCTATACAAAGAGGTGTTATAGGATATAACGATTGCACAGATGGGAGCGAAGAAATTATTTTAGAATTTTGCAAACAATATCCTTCTTTTATACCAATAAAATACCCTTACGAAGTACAAATTGAAAACCCACAAAGCGAAGAAAATAAACTTTATAGCTATTATAATTATGTTGCTAGTTTTATTCCCCAAGGAGAATGGCTTATAAAAATAGATGTAGATCATTATTATGATGCCAAAAAATTATATAAGAGTTTTTATATACCTAGAAGAAATTACCATGTAGTCAGCTACTCTAGGATAGATTTTATATTTAATGAAGAAAAATTTTATATTTATCAGGATAAGAATGGGATCATTTTAAAAGCTCCTGGAGATTGCCTATTGATACAAAATACTAACTTATTTTGGAAAGAAATACTTATTGAAGGTGATACATTTAATTGGAATATTGTAAAAAATGATATAAAAAATGCAAAATCATATGAAATTTTAAATGCTAGAAATAGAATTTATTTTACTACAGAACTTAATAATTATCACTTTCCGTTCATAAAAAGTTGCAGGAAAAATGATTATAAACAATTAAATTGGATTAGCTTAGATGAATTTATTGAGAATTACAAAGAAAAATTAAAAGATCAAATAGATTTTGAAATGATAGAATATAAAACATTAAAACAGATATATGAAAAACTTACATCTTCAGCAAACGATAAAATTTAA
- a CDS encoding glycosyltransferase family 2 protein: protein MSQISIILPTYNVEKYITRALESCINQTFKDIEIIVVDDCGDDKSIEIAENIANKDNRIKIIHNEENLKLLRARYEGVKVATSPYIMFLDPDDYLELNACEECVKILNTIKNIDLIFFNAFVLKNNNKIERKLNFQEKCYIKKDFLKKLLKTKNLFWTMWGKVIKKELYLKAFSLIPLEQNTKINMAEDVLLYYPLINISNTIFHLSEVLYNYQINNSSITGTIVSQNIKTNMQEQDNVVVLLKKMQCSYNFNSALLFLIDYFLLIEQCLLSGKQNFLHFKSILFFKKIKFKFYRLLKM from the coding sequence ATGAGTCAAATTTCAATTATACTTCCAACCTATAATGTTGAAAAATATATTACCAGAGCCCTAGAAAGCTGTATCAATCAAACTTTTAAAGATATTGAAATTATAGTAGTAGATGATTGCGGAGATGATAAAAGCATAGAAATAGCCGAGAATATTGCTAATAAAGACAATAGGATAAAAATCATACATAATGAAGAGAATTTAAAACTTTTAAGAGCAAGATACGAAGGCGTTAAAGTGGCAACTTCACCTTATATTATGTTTTTAGATCCTGATGATTATTTGGAGTTAAATGCTTGTGAAGAATGTGTTAAAATTCTAAATACAATTAAAAATATAGATTTAATATTTTTCAATGCATTTGTGTTAAAAAATAACAATAAAATAGAAAGAAAATTAAATTTTCAAGAAAAATGTTATATAAAAAAAGATTTTTTAAAAAAGTTATTAAAAACTAAAAATCTCTTTTGGACAATGTGGGGAAAAGTTATAAAAAAAGAATTGTATCTCAAAGCTTTTAGTTTAATACCGCTAGAACAAAATACTAAAATTAATATGGCTGAAGATGTTTTGTTATATTATCCTTTAATAAATATCTCAAATACTATATTTCATTTGAGTGAAGTTTTATACAATTATCAAATAAATAATTCCTCTATAACTGGAACGATAGTATCGCAAAATATTAAAACAAATATGCAAGAGCAAGACAATGTTGTAGTCCTTCTAAAAAAAATGCAATGTAGTTATAATTTTAACTCAGCTCTATTATTTTTAATTGATTATTTTTTATTAATTGAACAATGTTTATTATCAGGTAAGCAAAATTTTCTCCATTTTAAATCAATACTTTTTTTTAAAAAAATCAAATTTAAATTTTATCGTTTGCTGAAGATGTAA
- a CDS encoding polysaccharide pyruvyl transferase family protein: MIKYLYYKIISILLKKYKKQLAECKILKNACIKHSQLPLPQTSPWILFKYYYTKNMLDLNLGDYIQTIATRKILEKYGIKKFIYCDRENLINCSKKAFVIMQGWFSHSINFIPNKNICPIYIGAHFNYNMQQFLNKNLFLLKNFEIGCRDFYTLNYLQSKNIKSYFSRCLTLTLPKRIKTQQQNKIFLVNLNEEIIKYLPQDIRKNGICVNQKSIQGNYQTFKDNWLQYQKMADDLLDVYCNEAKLVITTALHCASPCVAMGIPVILICEDSDQINRFSALDGILKIYSLQDLYIDGIDFNPKSVDIELLKEYMFENLVLSIEKAQGGVLMKIACYLLEKKLLGLGFKG; the protein is encoded by the coding sequence GTGATTAAATATTTGTACTATAAAATTATAAGCATTCTTCTAAAAAAATATAAAAAGCAACTTGCTGAGTGCAAAATTTTAAAAAATGCTTGTATAAAACATTCTCAATTACCACTGCCGCAAACTTCTCCTTGGATTCTATTTAAGTATTATTACACTAAAAATATGTTAGATCTTAATCTTGGTGATTATATCCAAACCATAGCAACTCGGAAAATTTTAGAAAAATACGGAATAAAAAAATTCATTTATTGTGATAGAGAAAATTTAATCAATTGCTCCAAAAAAGCTTTTGTTATAATGCAAGGTTGGTTTTCGCATTCAATAAATTTTATACCAAATAAGAATATATGTCCTATCTATATAGGAGCACATTTTAATTATAATATGCAACAATTTTTAAATAAGAATTTATTTCTTTTGAAAAATTTTGAAATTGGGTGTAGAGATTTTTATACACTAAATTATTTGCAATCGAAAAACATTAAATCTTATTTTTCTAGATGTCTTACCTTAACTTTGCCAAAAAGGATTAAAACACAACAACAAAATAAAATTTTCTTAGTAAATTTAAATGAGGAAATTATAAAATATCTTCCTCAAGATATTCGAAAAAATGGTATTTGCGTTAATCAAAAATCAATACAGGGGAATTATCAAACTTTTAAAGATAATTGGTTGCAATACCAAAAGATGGCAGATGATTTATTGGATGTATACTGCAATGAGGCTAAATTAGTAATTACTACTGCTTTGCATTGTGCATCTCCTTGTGTAGCAATGGGAATACCTGTCATTTTAATTTGCGAAGATAGTGATCAAATAAATAGATTTTCTGCGCTTGATGGAATACTTAAAATATACTCTTTACAAGATTTATACATTGATGGTATTGATTTTAATCCAAAGAGTGTTGATATTGAGTTGCTAAAAGAATATATGTTTGAAAATTTGGTGTTATCTATAGAGAAAGCTCAGGGGGGGGTATTGATGAAAATCGCTTGCTATTTATTAGAAAAGAAATTGCTCGGTCTTGGATTTAAAGGATAA
- a CDS encoding glycosyltransferase family 2 protein, giving the protein MSQISIILPTYNVEKYIARALESCINQTFKDIEIIVVDDLGNDKSIDIAKEYASKDDRIKIIYNEENLGTFASRNIGAFNAKSDFIMFLDPDDYLELNACELGFEKIKNVDMVVFDAYVHRVKFKKFYRFKQDEYYNKDDFLNFLLNQKHFCWSVWAKVYRKNLILKSFEYVDFKEKLCYGEDVLFNYINFILSESFFVSQECIYRYEFNENGRYENKNKEILWQNYEHKKRSNEIIQKLSLGLTSSKFCENMLEILGKEERGLEGRMKN; this is encoded by the coding sequence ATGAGTCAAATTTCCATCATACTACCAACTTATAATGTAGAAAAATATATAGCTAGAGCATTAGAAAGTTGTATTAATCAAACTTTTAAAGATATAGAAATCATTGTAGTAGATGACCTTGGCAATGATAAAAGTATAGATATAGCAAAAGAATATGCTAGTAAAGATGATAGAATAAAAATCATATATAATGAAGAAAATTTAGGAACTTTTGCTAGTAGGAATATAGGTGCTTTTAATGCAAAATCAGATTTTATAATGTTTTTAGATCCTGATGATTATTTAGAGCTTAATGCTTGTGAGCTTGGGTTTGAAAAAATTAAAAATGTAGATATGGTAGTGTTTGATGCATATGTGCATAGGGTGAAATTTAAGAAATTTTATAGATTTAAACAAGATGAATATTATAATAAAGATGATTTTTTAAATTTCTTACTCAATCAAAAGCATTTTTGCTGGAGTGTTTGGGCAAAAGTATATAGGAAAAATTTGATTTTAAAAAGTTTTGAATATGTTGATTTCAAAGAAAAACTTTGTTATGGAGAAGATGTGCTTTTTAACTATATAAATTTTATATTAAGTGAGAGTTTTTTTGTATCACAAGAATGTATATATCGCTATGAATTTAATGAAAATGGTAGATATGAAAACAAAAATAAAGAAATTTTATGGCAAAATTATGAGCATAAAAAAAGAAGCAATGAAATCATACAAAAACTTTCTTTAGGATTGACAAGTAGTAAATTTTGCGAAAATATGCTTGAGATTTTGGGGAAAGAGGAGAGGGGTTTGGAGGGAAGAATGAAAAATTAA
- the waaF gene encoding lipopolysaccharide heptosyltransferase II → MKIFINLPTWLGDAVMASAAIYTIKEKYPQAKFTFYGSFVSTELFKRFENAQILVENKKQRYRQILQARKNLGKFDLAFSFRSAFSSKIILNLIKAKKRFYFDKNILKEEHQVLKYLNFIEKALKFKATSNALKLPIKAKSTQKILGINPGAHFGSAKRWDASYFARVAKEFSSTHKILIFGVESEREICDEIEHFLLKEGIKAKNLCGKTSIYALCKNISLLDLLITNDSGPMHIGAAYGVKTVAVFGSTKFSQTSPWQENAKIAHLNLACMPCMQKVCPLKHHKCMKDLKPQIVINEAKNLLKI, encoded by the coding sequence ATGAAAATTTTTATCAATCTTCCTACTTGGCTTGGCGATGCAGTGATGGCTAGTGCGGCTATTTATACTATAAAAGAAAAATACCCCCAAGCTAAATTTACTTTTTATGGTTCTTTTGTGAGTACAGAGCTTTTTAAACGCTTTGAAAATGCTCAAATTTTAGTAGAAAATAAAAAGCAAAGATATAGGCAAATTTTACAAGCTAGAAAAAACCTTGGTAAATTTGATCTAGCTTTTTCGTTTCGCTCGGCATTTTCAAGCAAGATCATTTTAAATCTAATCAAAGCAAAAAAAAGATTTTATTTTGATAAAAATATTCTAAAAGAAGAACATCAAGTCTTAAAATACTTAAATTTCATAGAAAAAGCCTTAAAATTTAAAGCTACTTCAAATGCTTTAAAACTCCCTATAAAAGCAAAATCAACTCAAAAAATTTTAGGTATAAACCCAGGTGCACATTTTGGAAGTGCGAAAAGATGGGATGCAAGCTATTTTGCAAGGGTAGCAAAAGAATTTAGTTCAACTCATAAAATTTTAATCTTTGGAGTAGAAAGTGAGAGAGAAATTTGTGATGAAATTGAACATTTTCTTTTAAAAGAAGGTATAAAAGCAAAAAATCTTTGTGGTAAAACCAGTATTTATGCTTTATGTAAAAATATATCCTTGCTTGATTTGCTCATCACAAACGATAGCGGTCCTATGCATATAGGCGCAGCTTATGGGGTGAAAACGGTGGCTGTTTTTGGCTCTACTAAATTTAGTCAAACCTCTCCTTGGCAAGAAAATGCTAAAATAGCACATTTAAATTTAGCTTGTATGCCTTGTATGCAAAAAGTCTGTCCTTTAAAACACCATAAATGTATGAAAGATTTAAAACCACAAATCGTCATCAATGAAGCTAAAAATTTATTAAAAATTTAA
- a CDS encoding MBOAT family O-acyltransferase: MDCYKKSNIEDLKAKNSYKIDLLDYSLFITFFPQLIAGPIVHHKEMMPQFHSLLNKEKALINWEFMAKGLFIFSIGLFKKVFIADSFAAWANAGFTLAQNGGTLNIFEAWVTSLSYTFQLYFDFSGYCDMAIGLALFFGIVLPINFNSPYKALNIADFWRRWHITLGRFLKDYLYIPLGGNRVSKIINLRNLFIVAFLSGVWHGAGWGFVIWGSLHAIAMVSHRIYSFLAIGKSFLNSKIYKIFAWLLTFNFLNIAWVFFRSENLSGAINILKAMFGITWVELPYKFKASWLFREIGGNDKMVGFILISFIICLCFRNSIQMLDNFKPNIKNSIIIMLFLYIALIMIGVTPYTEFIYFNF; the protein is encoded by the coding sequence GTGGATTGCTACAAAAAAAGCAATATAGAAGACTTAAAAGCAAAAAATTCTTATAAAATTGATTTGCTAGATTATTCTTTATTTATCACCTTTTTTCCACAGCTCATCGCAGGTCCGATTGTCCATCATAAAGAAATGATGCCACAATTTCACTCGCTTTTAAATAAAGAAAAAGCTTTGATTAATTGGGAATTTATGGCAAAGGGTTTATTTATCTTTTCCATAGGGCTTTTTAAAAAGGTTTTCATAGCAGATAGCTTTGCTGCGTGGGCTAATGCGGGATTTACTTTAGCACAAAATGGCGGGACTTTAAATATCTTTGAAGCTTGGGTGACTTCACTATCTTACACCTTTCAGCTTTATTTTGACTTTAGCGGGTATTGTGATATGGCCATAGGTTTAGCACTTTTCTTTGGTATCGTTTTACCGATAAATTTTAACTCTCCTTATAAGGCTTTAAACATAGCTGATTTTTGGAGAAGATGGCATATAACTTTAGGAAGGTTTTTAAAAGATTATTTATACATCCCACTAGGCGGAAACCGCGTAAGCAAAATCATCAATCTAAGAAATCTTTTCATTGTAGCATTTTTAAGCGGAGTTTGGCATGGAGCCGGATGGGGCTTTGTGATATGGGGCAGCTTGCACGCTATAGCTATGGTAAGTCATAGAATTTATAGCTTTTTAGCAATCGGAAAAAGCTTTTTAAACTCAAAAATTTATAAAATATTTGCATGGCTACTTACTTTTAATTTTTTAAATATAGCTTGGGTGTTTTTTAGAAGCGAGAATTTAAGTGGTGCGATAAATATCTTAAAAGCAATGTTTGGCATAACTTGGGTGGAACTACCTTATAAGTTTAAAGCAAGTTGGCTTTTTAGAGAAATAGGCGGAAATGATAAAATGGTTGGTTTCATTTTAATCTCTTTTATTATTTGCCTTTGTTTTAGAAATAGCATACAAATGCTTGATAATTTTAAACCAAATATCAAAAATTCCATCATTATAATGCTATTTTTATACATAGCATTGATTATGATTGGCGTTACCCCATACACCGAATTTATTTATTTTAATTTTTAA